Proteins from a genomic interval of Gordonia sp. SL306:
- the rnpA gene encoding ribonuclease P protein component, whose product MVAAAHRISRGSDFDRTLKTGVRVTTRDLVIHVLPLAGSTNGPGGARDRDVATVGGPWLGLIVSKTVGNAVIRHRVARRLRAAFQQRRADFRIPQTMMVIRARRSTAELSSIELSEQIADALSRRRVREAFDPSDRQALR is encoded by the coding sequence ATGGTGGCTGCTGCGCATCGGATCTCTCGAGGATCCGACTTCGATCGCACGCTGAAGACCGGTGTGCGGGTGACTACGCGTGACCTCGTCATCCATGTTCTCCCGCTCGCGGGGTCGACAAACGGCCCCGGCGGTGCGCGCGATCGTGACGTCGCCACTGTCGGTGGGCCGTGGCTGGGGCTGATCGTGAGCAAGACCGTCGGCAATGCAGTCATTCGTCATCGGGTGGCACGCCGACTCCGTGCAGCCTTTCAACAGCGCCGTGCTGATTTCCGGATTCCTCAGACCATGATGGTCATCAGGGCCCGCAGGTCGACCGCGGAACTCAGCAGCATCGAACTCTCGGAACAAATCGCCGACGCGCTGTCGCGGCGCCGAGTCCGGGAAGCCTTCGACCCTTCCGACCGTCAGGCATTGCGATGA
- the yidD gene encoding membrane protein insertion efficiency factor YidD, whose translation MTDSDNGAEQRTPTRWFYLLPRRIIIFLIELYRTWVSPLRLPTCRFEPTCSAYAVEALTRHGFVYGGWLSIVRLLKCGPWHKPGYDPVPERGFRDLFRATENTPSEVRGN comes from the coding sequence ATGACAGATTCCGACAACGGGGCCGAACAGAGAACACCCACGCGGTGGTTCTACCTTCTGCCGCGGCGGATCATCATCTTCCTGATCGAGCTGTACCGCACCTGGGTCTCCCCACTGCGGCTTCCCACGTGCCGCTTCGAGCCGACGTGTTCGGCATATGCCGTCGAGGCCCTCACCCGCCATGGATTCGTCTATGGCGGGTGGTTGTCGATCGTGCGGCTGCTCAAATGCGGCCCGTGGCACAAACCCGGCTACGACCCGGTACCCGAACGTGGGTTCCGGGACCTGTTCAGAGCCACCGAAAACACACCGTCAGAGGTTAGGGGTAACTGA
- the rpmH gene encoding 50S ribosomal protein L34: protein MAKGKRTFQPNNRRRSRVHGFRLRMRTRAGRAIVNGRRSKGRAKLTA from the coding sequence ATGGCCAAGGGAAAGCGGACTTTCCAGCCCAACAACCGTCGTCGCTCGCGCGTCCACGGTTTCCGGTTGCGGATGCGCACCCGCGCCGGCCGCGCCATCGTCAACGGTCGCCGCAGCAAGGGCCGCGCAAAGCTCACCGCCTGA
- the yidC gene encoding membrane protein insertase YidC: MLNFIYYPVSWIMWVWHWLFAEITPDTPGGNGVAWALSVVFLVFTLRAILYKPFVKQIRTTKKMQEINPQLQAIRKKYAKDRVKMTEEMQKLQKEHGFNPLLGCLPMLLQVPVFIGLFHVLRSFNRMATGMGQLGMSPEETRQYGNYAFSPELVQNFLDARLFGVPLSSFITQPKAEWAAFVEPGSPIDFTRGQIVIVVIPMMIIASIATHMNSRASVARQPEAALENPQTRMMNMLALYVFPLGILATGPFFPVAILLYWMSNNIWTYGQQHLVFGRIAKEEEAAKLEKQEKQKANAPKPGARPDPGRKLAKGESDVNGDEAESAAAPAATVATSAGPLSGLQRWLRPDRRAKAAPASSTATGPDDAATSDSDSSAASDESASSVDGDGATTKSVNTGATGESGGQKAPAGQKAPAAQKSGTAHVAGKNRKGNSKRKKGGRPGGRH; the protein is encoded by the coding sequence GTGCTCAACTTCATCTACTATCCGGTCTCCTGGATCATGTGGGTCTGGCATTGGCTGTTCGCCGAGATCACGCCGGATACCCCGGGAGGCAACGGTGTGGCCTGGGCGCTGTCGGTGGTGTTCCTCGTGTTCACCCTGCGCGCCATTTTGTACAAGCCCTTCGTGAAGCAGATCCGCACCACGAAGAAGATGCAGGAGATCAATCCTCAGCTCCAGGCGATCCGTAAGAAGTACGCCAAGGATCGCGTCAAGATGACCGAGGAGATGCAGAAGCTGCAGAAGGAGCACGGGTTCAATCCCCTGCTCGGCTGCTTGCCGATGCTGCTGCAGGTCCCGGTGTTCATCGGCTTGTTCCACGTGTTGCGGTCCTTCAACCGGATGGCGACCGGCATGGGTCAGTTGGGGATGTCGCCCGAGGAGACCCGGCAGTACGGCAACTACGCGTTCAGCCCGGAGCTGGTCCAGAACTTCCTCGACGCCCGCCTGTTCGGCGTGCCGCTGTCATCGTTCATCACCCAGCCGAAGGCCGAGTGGGCTGCGTTCGTCGAGCCGGGGTCACCCATCGACTTCACTCGCGGCCAGATCGTGATCGTGGTGATCCCGATGATGATCATCGCGTCGATCGCGACGCACATGAACTCGCGAGCCTCGGTGGCTCGTCAGCCCGAGGCGGCTCTCGAGAATCCGCAGACCCGCATGATGAACATGCTCGCGCTGTACGTCTTCCCGCTGGGCATCCTGGCGACCGGTCCGTTCTTCCCGGTGGCCATCCTCCTGTACTGGATGAGTAACAACATCTGGACCTACGGCCAGCAGCACCTCGTCTTCGGTCGCATCGCGAAGGAAGAAGAAGCCGCGAAGCTCGAGAAACAGGAGAAGCAGAAAGCCAACGCGCCCAAGCCGGGCGCGCGCCCCGATCCTGGTCGAAAACTCGCCAAGGGTGAGTCGGACGTAAACGGGGACGAGGCGGAATCGGCGGCGGCGCCCGCAGCGACGGTTGCGACGTCGGCAGGCCCGCTGAGCGGTCTGCAGCGGTGGCTCCGTCCGGATCGTCGTGCGAAGGCTGCCCCGGCATCGTCGACGGCCACCGGGCCCGACGACGCTGCGACGTCCGACTCGGACTCGAGCGCGGCCTCCGACGAGTCGGCGTCGAGCGTCGACGGGGATGGCGCGACGACGAAGAGTGTGAACACCGGCGCTACTGGCGAGTCCGGTGGCCAGAAGGCTCCCGCCGGTCAGAAGGCCCCGGCCGCCCAGAAGTCCGGTACCGCCCACGTCGCGGGCAAGAACCGTAAGGGCAATTCGAAACGTAAGAAGGGTGGCCGTCCCGGCGGACGCCACTGA
- the rsmG gene encoding 16S rRNA (guanine(527)-N(7))-methyltransferase RsmG, with amino-acid sequence MFHVEPSEADNRQPAPPEAGTVFGDRLEIAEKYHEALAGDGVVLGLIGPREVPRLWDRHILNCGVIGDVIIEGETVVDIGSGAGLPGIPLAIARPDLSVTLVEPLLRRSDFLRRIVAELDLDVTVVRGRAEEKAIRASVGEADVVTSRAVAPLERLAKWCGPLVREDGRMVAIKGASAREEIDRDRDLVGRSGITNLRVDECGKGVLDVPTTVVIGTKRRIGGGSGKRSRTRNKKR; translated from the coding sequence ATGTTTCACGTGGAACCTAGCGAGGCGGACAACCGACAGCCCGCTCCCCCGGAGGCTGGCACCGTCTTCGGTGACCGCCTGGAGATCGCCGAGAAGTATCACGAGGCGCTGGCCGGCGATGGCGTGGTTCTTGGTCTGATCGGGCCACGGGAGGTACCTCGTCTGTGGGACAGGCACATCCTCAACTGTGGGGTCATCGGAGACGTGATCATCGAAGGCGAGACAGTTGTCGACATCGGGAGCGGTGCGGGGCTCCCGGGTATTCCCCTCGCGATTGCCCGGCCCGATCTGTCTGTGACGCTCGTGGAGCCGCTTCTCCGACGGAGTGATTTCCTGCGGAGAATCGTTGCGGAGCTGGACCTCGACGTGACCGTCGTCCGCGGGCGTGCCGAAGAGAAGGCGATCCGCGCGTCGGTGGGTGAAGCCGATGTGGTGACTTCCCGTGCCGTCGCGCCGCTCGAGCGCTTGGCCAAGTGGTGCGGACCCCTGGTCCGAGAAGACGGCAGAATGGTGGCAATCAAGGGAGCGTCCGCCCGGGAGGAGATTGACCGCGACCGCGACCTCGTTGGTCGATCGGGAATCACCAACCTGAGGGTGGACGAGTGCGGCAAAGGCGTCCTGGATGTCCCGACGACGGTGGTTATCGGGACCAAAAGGCGCATCGGCGGGGGTTCCGGAAAGCGTTCGCGAACACGCAACAAGAAGAGGTGA
- a CDS encoding protein jag → MTAETAAQDEQEIRDDATQSADEVSDSGVVETSGAEASGAGTSDAETAGTETAGTDAGAGEAPTADDAETSAADDADESDDDTDDDSDDDEVDEVDDEERLVEEGEIAGDYLEQLLDVLDFDGDIDLDVDGDRAIVSIDGGDDLTKLVGRKGEVLDALQELTRLAVQQATGDRSRLMLDIARWRADRRDRLARIGTEVAERVRESGVREELDPMTPFERKIVHDAVAAVDGVVSESEGAEPKRRVVVLRSS, encoded by the coding sequence ATGACAGCAGAGACCGCTGCACAGGACGAGCAGGAGATCCGCGACGACGCCACGCAGTCGGCCGATGAGGTCAGCGACAGCGGTGTGGTCGAGACGTCGGGTGCCGAGGCGTCGGGTGCGGGGACGTCGGATGCCGAGACGGCTGGGACAGAGACGGCCGGGACAGACGCCGGTGCGGGAGAAGCTCCGACCGCCGACGATGCCGAGACAAGCGCTGCCGATGATGCGGACGAGTCGGATGACGACACGGACGATGACTCTGATGACGACGAGGTTGATGAGGTCGACGACGAGGAGCGTCTGGTCGAAGAAGGTGAGATCGCCGGCGATTACCTCGAGCAGCTTCTCGACGTTCTCGACTTCGACGGCGATATCGATCTCGACGTCGACGGTGACCGCGCGATCGTGAGTATCGATGGTGGCGACGATCTGACGAAGCTCGTCGGCCGCAAGGGTGAGGTACTCGACGCGCTGCAGGAGCTGACGCGTCTGGCGGTGCAGCAGGCGACGGGCGATCGGAGCCGGCTGATGCTGGACATCGCGCGGTGGCGTGCGGATCGTCGCGACCGTCTGGCCCGGATCGGTACCGAGGTGGCTGAGCGTGTCCGTGAGTCGGGTGTCCGCGAGGAGTTGGACCCGATGACTCCGTTTGAGCGGAAGATTGTGCACGACGCTGTGGCTGCTGTCGACGGCGTGGTGAGCGAGAGCGAGGGCGCCGAGCCCAAGCGCCGTGTGGTGGTGCTGCGGTCCAGCTAG